Proteins encoded together in one candidate division WOR-3 bacterium window:
- a CDS encoding tetratricopeptide repeat protein — translation MNWLRFGFVAALGVALVGCAYFNTFYNAEMFYREGMRLKAQGQTGAALPKFDKAIEKSALVINRWPKSRWVDDALFLIGRSYYEKGDYARAASYFERLGLAFSQSPHLPEAELYRGLALFRSGEAGSARIVLEGVKKRSPKLGELADYYIAIYEIEQGEVQEGVDSLVALVQRYPRFPYVKEAVSRIAEGKMQLAEFEEAERWLRRYVELEPLPRLRAEAQMKIARCRLEQGKSDEAVRMVEEVRGKYPDLDEALNLILGKAYLMLGKNEQALAAFSRVRGNNATGAEAAFLIGKFYEENRDFARAKVYYDSARLRRADSEHGVQAEKRLALLKALEEDTTGVRDAAEMKFLLAEVHNLNLEDFDTALLLYQQVYDSFPQSNWSAKALLARAWILLYRKADTSATVEELNKIVQRYPDTEFAAEAKRWLDKLKR, via the coding sequence TTGAACTGGCTGCGATTTGGTTTTGTTGCTGCCCTGGGCGTAGCACTTGTCGGCTGCGCCTATTTTAACACCTTTTACAATGCCGAAATGTTTTATCGGGAGGGTATGAGGTTGAAGGCACAGGGTCAGACAGGTGCGGCACTGCCCAAGTTTGATAAGGCGATTGAGAAGTCGGCGCTGGTGATTAATCGGTGGCCCAAATCCCGCTGGGTTGACGATGCCCTGTTTCTGATTGGTCGCAGTTACTATGAAAAGGGTGATTATGCCCGGGCGGCGAGTTATTTCGAAAGGTTGGGTCTGGCTTTTAGCCAATCGCCGCATCTGCCCGAGGCGGAACTTTATCGGGGGCTGGCGCTTTTCCGAAGTGGTGAGGCAGGGAGCGCCCGGATTGTGCTCGAGGGTGTCAAAAAGCGGTCTCCTAAACTGGGTGAGCTCGCCGATTACTACATTGCGATTTACGAAATTGAGCAGGGCGAGGTTCAAGAGGGTGTTGATTCGCTTGTCGCACTGGTGCAGCGTTATCCCCGTTTTCCTTATGTTAAGGAGGCGGTGAGCCGTATTGCCGAGGGCAAGATGCAGCTGGCAGAGTTCGAAGAGGCGGAGCGCTGGTTGCGGCGTTATGTGGAACTGGAGCCGTTGCCCCGGCTACGAGCCGAGGCGCAGATGAAGATTGCCCGCTGCCGATTAGAGCAGGGGAAAAGCGATGAGGCGGTGCGGATGGTTGAGGAGGTGCGGGGCAAATATCCGGATTTGGATGAGGCGTTGAATCTAATTTTGGGCAAAGCCTATCTGATGCTGGGAAAGAACGAGCAGGCGCTGGCGGCGTTTTCCCGGGTTCGGGGAAACAACGCGACCGGTGCGGAGGCGGCGTTTCTCATCGGCAAATTTTATGAGGAGAACAGGGATTTTGCCCGGGCAAAGGTTTATTACGACAGTGCGCGGCTGCGCCGTGCCGACTCGGAACATGGGGTTCAGGCAGAAAAACGGCTGGCGTTGCTCAAGGCGCTGGAGGAAGATACAACGGGCGTTAGGGATGCGGCGGAAATGAAGTTTTTGCTTGCCGAGGTGCACAACCTGAACCTAGAAGATTTTGATACCGCGCTGCTTCTTTACCAGCAGGTTTATGACTCCTTTCCCCAGAGCAACTGGTCAGCGAAGGCGCTTTTGGCTCGGGCGTGGATTCTTTTGTACAGGAAGGCAGATACCAGCGCTACCGTTGAGGAGTTGAACAAAATCGTCCAGCGGTATCCTGATACGGAGTTCGCTGCCGAGGCGAAGCGGTGGCTGGATAAACTGAAGCGATAA
- a CDS encoding GWxTD domain-containing protein → MNIIMAVAAVLNMVTGQGNLKVEMDQMVYLDSTQSPYLELSYEIPYSSLSFVRDSGRFVARFRLTLEVLDKKQNLLFAEVWERRHGLNDYPLTQRSDLSFNELLTTPIPRAGTALRLTVQDLQSERQAVATLPVKIEPGALRLRVLKSGQINPGRTYGLNDTIEIRAEAGSGPKGDSVQFVLHKGSRVVQRQTLPVVESLGLQRAYFVLPVADSAGIARLSSGAYTLEASLLSQESIFPATKTDFAVNLPFYYDDSLWAVKVDQLLYIASYEEMRQLKKTPRGQRLKAWQEFWQDKDPNPSTAVNEKEEEYFERIAYCEKNFSRGDKGYRSDRAKIYVLYGPPDQIESQPFNIDRPAQEIWYYYERNLTFVFVDRFGSGEFVLQTPGRR, encoded by the coding sequence ATGAACATTATTATGGCGGTCGCAGCGGTGTTGAATATGGTAACCGGGCAGGGAAATTTGAAAGTTGAAATGGACCAGATGGTGTACCTCGACAGTACCCAATCGCCCTATCTTGAACTGTCTTACGAAATTCCTTACAGTTCGCTCTCTTTTGTTAGGGATTCCGGACGGTTTGTCGCCCGGTTCCGCCTCACCCTTGAGGTGCTTGACAAAAAGCAAAATCTCCTTTTTGCCGAGGTGTGGGAAAGACGACACGGACTTAACGACTACCCGTTAACCCAGCGCTCAGATTTGAGTTTCAACGAGTTGCTCACCACACCCATACCTCGTGCCGGAACGGCGCTTCGGCTCACCGTCCAGGACCTGCAGAGCGAGCGCCAGGCGGTTGCCACCCTTCCCGTTAAAATTGAACCCGGCGCCCTTCGGTTGCGTGTTTTGAAATCCGGGCAGATAAATCCCGGACGAACCTACGGGCTTAACGACACAATCGAGATACGGGCTGAAGCCGGTTCCGGACCTAAAGGCGACAGTGTCCAGTTTGTCCTTCATAAAGGTTCAAGGGTAGTCCAGCGCCAAACTCTACCGGTTGTCGAATCGCTTGGACTCCAGAGAGCGTATTTTGTTCTGCCGGTTGCCGATTCCGCGGGCATCGCCCGGCTCAGTTCCGGCGCGTACACACTTGAAGCGTCGCTTCTATCACAAGAGAGCATCTTCCCGGCGACGAAAACCGATTTTGCGGTCAACCTTCCTTTCTATTACGACGATAGCCTCTGGGCGGTGAAGGTTGACCAGTTACTCTACATCGCCTCCTACGAAGAGATGCGGCAGTTGAAGAAAACACCCCGCGGCCAGCGGCTCAAGGCATGGCAGGAGTTCTGGCAGGATAAAGACCCCAACCCCTCCACTGCGGTCAATGAGAAAGAAGAAGAGTACTTTGAGCGCATTGCCTATTGCGAAAAAAACTTTTCCCGGGGCGATAAGGGTTATCGAAGCGACCGGGCAAAGATTTATGTCCTGTACGGACCACCGGACCAGATTGAGTCGCAGCCCTTTAACATCGACCGCCCCGCCCAGGAAATTTGGTACTACTATGAAAGAAACCTGACATTTGTATTTGTCGACCGTTTTGGGTCCGGTGAATTTGTCCTGCAAACCCCGGGGAGGCGTTAG
- a CDS encoding dihydroorotate dehydrogenase electron transfer subunit → MVIQENGPITEIKRLGAEIFSVWIAAARISQKIKPGQFIGVKVSEREDLLLRRPFSVADVNGDKIRIVFRVVGPGTERLARSKNGDNWDIIGPLGKPAPLVRNRNVVICGGGVGVAPLLYLTRVLHKANQVVVLLGARCTPELIMVSDFRRVGVKVQLTTEDGSQGVKGLVTEALAPVLSEMRAPVVYACGPKGMIEALCPLSEKVKVWAFLEERMGCGTGVCYGCAVPKKAGGYLRLCKDGPVVSLDEVVL, encoded by the coding sequence TTGGTTATCCAGGAGAACGGTCCGATAACCGAAATCAAGCGTTTGGGGGCAGAGATATTTTCGGTTTGGATTGCCGCGGCGCGGATCAGTCAGAAAATAAAGCCCGGGCAGTTTATCGGGGTGAAGGTGTCAGAAAGGGAGGATTTGCTTTTGCGCCGGCCCTTTTCTGTGGCGGATGTCAACGGGGATAAAATCCGGATAGTTTTTCGGGTTGTGGGACCGGGGACAGAAAGGCTTGCCCGGAGTAAAAATGGAGATAATTGGGATATCATCGGGCCATTGGGCAAACCGGCGCCTCTGGTAAGGAACAGAAATGTCGTAATCTGTGGGGGTGGTGTCGGTGTTGCACCCCTGCTTTATCTAACCAGAGTATTGCATAAGGCGAATCAGGTTGTCGTGCTGCTGGGGGCGCGCTGCACCCCAGAGTTGATTATGGTGTCCGATTTTCGAAGAGTCGGGGTAAAGGTGCAGTTAACAACCGAAGATGGCAGTCAGGGTGTAAAAGGACTGGTGACCGAGGCGCTGGCGCCGGTGCTATCAGAAATGCGGGCGCCGGTTGTCTATGCCTGTGGACCCAAAGGGATGATTGAGGCGCTTTGCCCGTTGAGTGAAAAGGTCAAGGTCTGGGCGTTTTTAGAGGAGAGGATGGGATGTGGCACCGGGGTTTGCTACGGATGTGCGGTACCGAAAAAAGCGGGTGGATATCTGCGATTGTGTAAGGATGGTCCGGTCGTGAGTCTGGATGAGGTAGTGCTGTGA
- a CDS encoding HEAT repeat domain-containing protein — translation MAKNWLTPLLATFLIFACQSETARLHKQLTSPDPELRAYAAKRLGELKDKPSVPLLLNLLEDSVPVVRFEAGLALGKIGDKRAIEPLFNAITKEPQEDIAMAFTKALGDLGAEALDYLITLISAPRGLVRMTACRALGRIGANKAVDPLIGRLNDPDPQVRKAAISALRRIGDPKGMAAIERQLASPDYTTQEAAEQALSGSGYEEQLDEIRSILRRLNR, via the coding sequence GTGGCTAAAAACTGGCTGACACCGCTCCTTGCAACCTTCCTGATTTTTGCCTGTCAGTCGGAAACCGCCCGTCTGCACAAACAACTTACCAGCCCAGACCCCGAACTCCGTGCTTACGCCGCAAAACGGCTGGGCGAACTCAAAGACAAACCTTCGGTTCCCCTTTTGCTCAATCTCCTTGAAGACTCCGTGCCCGTGGTACGGTTTGAAGCCGGACTGGCACTGGGCAAAATCGGCGACAAACGGGCGATTGAACCGCTCTTCAACGCCATCACAAAAGAACCGCAGGAAGACATCGCAATGGCGTTCACCAAAGCGCTCGGTGATTTGGGCGCCGAAGCGCTTGATTACCTCATCACATTAATTAGCGCACCGCGCGGTCTGGTGCGCATGACCGCATGCCGGGCACTGGGCAGAATCGGCGCCAACAAAGCGGTTGACCCATTAATCGGGCGTCTTAACGACCCTGACCCCCAGGTGCGCAAAGCCGCCATTTCTGCCCTGCGCCGGATTGGTGACCCGAAGGGAATGGCGGCAATCGAGCGCCAACTTGCCAGCCCGGACTACACCACCCAAGAGGCCGCAGAACAGGCTTTAAGCGGTTCAGGCTATGAAGAACAGTTGGATGAAATTCGCTCGATTCTGCGCCGACTAAACCGCTAA
- a CDS encoding DUF192 domain-containing protein — translation MKVKTLFVFCAGVGVLLFSLFCAGACRSRIKKRFDLQRQETSGRAGLQEKSAVTLTIKGNRIEAEVAATPEKQTQGLSFRTALHPDSGMIFVFENEQTLRFWMKNTYIPLAIAFIDKNGVITDIMEMAPLDTVTRYQSSRPASYALEVNSGWFLVHNVKPGDTVLGLPVPSSIRH, via the coding sequence TTGAAGGTTAAGACTCTTTTTGTCTTTTGCGCCGGGGTCGGGGTATTGCTCTTCTCCCTTTTTTGTGCCGGCGCCTGCCGGAGTCGGATAAAGAAGCGGTTCGATCTACAGCGTCAGGAGACAAGCGGGAGAGCGGGTTTGCAAGAAAAATCGGCTGTTACCCTGACAATCAAGGGAAACAGGATTGAGGCTGAGGTGGCGGCAACGCCCGAAAAGCAAACTCAGGGGCTTTCCTTCCGTACGGCACTGCATCCGGATTCGGGGATGATTTTTGTTTTTGAAAATGAGCAAACGCTGCGCTTCTGGATGAAGAATACCTATATTCCCCTGGCGATTGCATTTATCGATAAGAATGGCGTGATTACCGATATTATGGAGATGGCGCCCCTTGACACCGTAACCAGATATCAGTCTTCCCGGCCGGCAAGTTACGCACTGGAGGTAAATTCGGGCTGGTTTTTAGTCCACAATGTCAAACCGGGCGACACGGTACTCGGATTGCCCGTGCCGAGTTCCATCAGACATTGA
- the pyrF gene encoding orotidine-5'-phosphate decarboxylase — translation MTKLILALNVDSKERAREIYQRVGSGVDVYKIGIDLWTRTGPELVKEFVSQGAEVFLDLKFCDIPSVVAKAVAAAAELGVKMLTVHTMGGAAMLYSAVKAAQAAGEKKPLVLGVTVLTSFDRSALAQVTGCDQEVETRVVALAELAQSMGCDGVVAAPLEIKLIRKRCGPKLAIVTPGIRLEPVSQIDDQARTLTPAAAAQAGADYIVVGRPIYEAADPGLVIAEIKKQLGRGDE, via the coding sequence ATGACCAAGTTAATTCTGGCATTAAATGTTGACAGTAAGGAGCGAGCAAGGGAGATTTATCAAAGAGTCGGGTCCGGGGTTGATGTATACAAAATAGGCATTGACCTGTGGACCAGAACCGGCCCGGAATTGGTGAAGGAGTTTGTTTCTCAGGGCGCCGAGGTTTTTCTTGACCTTAAGTTTTGCGATATCCCATCGGTTGTTGCCAAGGCGGTGGCGGCGGCAGCAGAACTGGGGGTGAAGATGTTGACCGTTCATACAATGGGCGGGGCGGCGATGTTGTACTCGGCGGTTAAAGCAGCGCAGGCGGCAGGGGAGAAAAAACCGTTGGTTTTGGGCGTGACGGTGTTGACCAGTTTCGACCGTTCGGCTCTGGCGCAGGTGACGGGCTGCGACCAGGAGGTGGAAACCCGGGTTGTGGCGCTGGCAGAACTGGCACAGAGTATGGGTTGCGATGGGGTTGTTGCGGCACCATTAGAAATTAAGTTGATCAGAAAACGGTGTGGTCCGAAACTGGCAATCGTGACCCCGGGCATAAGACTGGAACCGGTGTCACAAATTGACGACCAGGCGCGGACATTGACACCAGCAGCGGCGGCGCAGGCTGGAGCGGATTACATTGTTGTTGGAAGACCGATATACGAGGCAGCAGACCCGGGATTGGTTATTGCCGAGATTAAAAAACAGTTAGGGAGGGGAGATGAATGA
- a CDS encoding GWxTD domain-containing protein: MLSLLLLSLTVFNTLQFDLDWAVFRSENDSGRVEFYYGVPYDQLTFQPGTEGIFALFTVGTEMNGIDVQFSESGTINKRARVKSFQEAVQHQRTFVDQFSIIAPPGSYQVRVTIADSLNQGTIIDTVNIPDFTSRLALSSIQLALAILRDTATGRFVVVPNPGRRFDSRAQNLFAYWEVYGLLPDSGNYQFSYLLLDRTTQDTVVRSLPVVRKKSGSKATVTLELGIENLAEGSYIFAVNVTDLSTNQTVNARQQFTIGSPAPIPRPYTFQPSPQEEKYYRKLEFIATPKELAYYNSLSDTGKMSYLAWFWSKHNLAEFVRRMETAEGRYRSGRTSGINTDRGRVYVRYGEPDAVERKTMEMEIKPREYWFYYQLGYTFVFIDTRGDGNYRLAWTNSPDEPATGLENLLTPEEIDQFR, encoded by the coding sequence ATGTTAAGTTTACTATTGCTCAGTTTAACCGTTTTCAACACACTGCAGTTTGACCTCGATTGGGCGGTTTTCCGGAGTGAGAACGACTCCGGTCGGGTTGAATTTTACTACGGCGTGCCCTACGACCAGCTAACATTTCAACCCGGTACCGAGGGCATTTTTGCCCTATTTACGGTCGGTACGGAGATGAATGGAATTGATGTCCAGTTTAGCGAATCCGGCACGATAAACAAACGCGCCCGCGTCAAAAGTTTTCAGGAGGCGGTACAGCACCAGCGGACATTTGTTGACCAGTTCAGCATCATTGCCCCGCCGGGCAGTTATCAGGTCCGGGTAACAATCGCCGACTCTTTGAACCAGGGCACAATTATCGACACGGTAAACATCCCGGATTTCACCTCCCGCCTCGCCCTGAGTTCTATCCAGCTGGCGCTTGCCATCCTGCGGGACACCGCCACCGGTAGATTTGTCGTTGTGCCCAATCCCGGACGCCGGTTTGACTCCCGTGCCCAAAACCTGTTCGCCTATTGGGAAGTGTACGGACTTTTGCCCGACTCCGGTAATTACCAGTTCTCCTACCTCCTGCTTGACCGCACAACACAAGACACCGTTGTCCGTTCCCTGCCGGTTGTTCGGAAAAAGTCAGGCTCAAAAGCCACCGTCACGCTGGAACTGGGGATTGAAAACCTTGCCGAGGGCTCGTATATCTTTGCCGTGAATGTCACCGACCTGAGCACCAACCAAACGGTCAACGCCCGTCAACAGTTTACCATCGGGAGTCCGGCACCAATACCCCGTCCCTATACCTTTCAACCCTCGCCCCAGGAAGAAAAGTACTACCGGAAACTGGAGTTCATCGCCACGCCCAAAGAACTGGCTTACTACAATTCGCTTTCCGACACCGGTAAAATGTCGTACCTCGCCTGGTTCTGGTCAAAACACAATCTCGCTGAGTTTGTGCGCCGCATGGAAACCGCCGAGGGCCGCTACCGCAGCGGCCGCACTTCCGGCATAAACACCGACCGGGGTCGGGTCTATGTCCGCTACGGCGAACCGGATGCGGTGGAACGCAAAACGATGGAGATGGAGATCAAACCCCGCGAATACTGGTTCTATTACCAGTTAGGGTACACCTTTGTCTTCATCGACACCCGGGGTGACGGTAATTACCGCCTCGCCTGGACCAACAGTCCTGACGAACCCGCCACCGGACTGGAAAACCTGTTGACCCCGGAAGAAATTGACCAGTTTCGGTAA
- the glyS gene encoding glycine--tRNA ligase subunit beta, with protein MRSFLLEIGTEELPPGVIEPAACELLRRICARLEEDGLKTGASEIFYTPRRITVRISDVPEEKPGGVVELQGPPKRAGFDSEGKPSKTAIGFARAQGKGVEDLYVKTTPKGEYLFVKKDVPPVPVKAILENSLADLVRTLPFPKTMRWSSSGIRFSRPIRWILCLFGEEKVRFEFDGIESGNWTMGHRNFSSQPVVIAQPEDYERVLLDCKVMVNPAQRREAVIERCQQLAQEVGGTVVPDPELIEETVNITEYPEPIRCQFNPDYLVLPKEVLITALKMHQRCFSIQDQNGKLLPFFIAVANTPGCDKDWVRFWYERAIESRLRDARFFVQSDLKVGLEPLVEEEKRVVWIEGLGSYYEKTQRLRELCRFLAQTIGGIDELLLDRAALLCKTDLLTSVVREKEFTSLQGVMGGIYAKLLGEPDLIAQAIKEHYLPKSPQDRLPESLLGSVLSIADKTDNIVGTYLAGEIPTGSEDPFGVRRQATGVLLIILQKRLPVGIPELVNKGLALLGSSDSKVQEMVLELFRERLSAILAEEGIRYDVANAVLATVWHTPSEARARAQALVEFRDQPEFARLIVGQKRVANILRGQEVSGLPDQALFQEEAERVLWDEAQQIAPELKDKLHRADYRAALELLLSLRPAIDRLFDDVLVMCEDERLRMNRLRLLSYVRSLFAQVADLSQIVLEG; from the coding sequence GTGAGGAGTTTTTTGCTGGAAATTGGCACCGAGGAGTTGCCACCGGGTGTGATTGAACCGGCGGCTTGTGAGCTTTTGCGCCGGATTTGTGCCCGATTGGAAGAGGACGGACTCAAGACCGGAGCAAGTGAGATATTTTACACGCCGCGCCGGATAACGGTACGGATAAGTGATGTGCCGGAAGAAAAACCGGGCGGTGTGGTTGAGTTGCAGGGTCCCCCAAAGCGGGCGGGTTTTGATTCGGAAGGGAAGCCGTCAAAAACGGCCATCGGATTTGCCCGAGCCCAGGGTAAAGGGGTAGAAGATTTGTATGTGAAGACAACACCGAAGGGCGAGTATCTGTTTGTAAAAAAGGATGTGCCCCCGGTGCCGGTCAAGGCGATTTTAGAAAATAGTCTCGCGGATTTGGTCCGGACCCTGCCTTTCCCCAAGACGATGCGCTGGAGTAGTTCCGGAATACGGTTTTCCCGACCGATACGCTGGATTTTATGCCTTTTTGGTGAGGAAAAGGTACGGTTTGAGTTTGACGGCATTGAGTCGGGAAACTGGACCATGGGGCACCGTAATTTCAGTTCCCAGCCGGTGGTGATTGCTCAGCCGGAAGATTACGAGCGGGTGCTGTTAGACTGTAAGGTGATGGTCAATCCGGCACAGAGGCGGGAGGCGGTAATTGAGCGTTGTCAGCAACTGGCACAGGAGGTTGGGGGAACAGTTGTGCCGGACCCGGAGCTAATTGAGGAGACGGTGAATATCACCGAGTATCCCGAGCCGATTCGGTGTCAGTTTAATCCGGACTATCTTGTTCTGCCCAAAGAGGTTTTGATAACCGCTTTGAAGATGCATCAGCGCTGTTTTTCAATTCAGGATCAGAACGGTAAGTTGCTGCCTTTCTTTATCGCAGTGGCAAACACGCCGGGTTGCGATAAGGATTGGGTGCGGTTCTGGTACGAGCGGGCGATTGAGTCGCGGTTGCGTGACGCCCGATTTTTTGTCCAAAGCGATTTGAAGGTCGGGCTGGAGCCGCTGGTTGAGGAGGAGAAGCGGGTTGTCTGGATTGAAGGGCTGGGCAGTTATTACGAAAAGACGCAACGGCTCAGGGAGTTGTGCCGATTTCTTGCCCAAACGATTGGCGGGATTGATGAACTTCTGCTGGACCGGGCGGCGCTTTTATGTAAGACGGATTTGTTGACCTCGGTTGTGCGCGAAAAGGAGTTTACCTCGCTGCAGGGTGTGATGGGCGGTATTTATGCGAAACTTTTAGGCGAGCCGGACCTAATAGCCCAGGCGATTAAAGAGCATTATCTGCCGAAAAGCCCGCAAGACCGGCTGCCCGAATCGTTGCTGGGCAGCGTGTTGAGTATTGCCGATAAGACCGACAATATCGTGGGCACCTATCTTGCGGGTGAAATTCCGACCGGTTCTGAGGACCCGTTCGGTGTTCGGCGTCAGGCAACCGGGGTGCTGCTCATCATTTTGCAGAAGCGGTTGCCGGTGGGGATTCCCGAACTGGTGAATAAGGGTTTAGCACTGTTAGGCAGTAGCGACAGTAAGGTGCAGGAGATGGTGCTGGAACTTTTCCGGGAGCGGCTGAGCGCAATCCTTGCCGAGGAAGGTATAAGGTACGATGTGGCGAATGCGGTTTTAGCAACGGTGTGGCACACACCGAGTGAAGCCCGTGCCCGGGCACAGGCGCTGGTTGAGTTTCGCGACCAGCCCGAGTTTGCGCGGTTGATTGTCGGGCAGAAGCGGGTTGCAAACATCCTGCGCGGTCAGGAGGTTTCCGGATTACCAGACCAGGCGCTGTTTCAGGAAGAGGCGGAACGGGTTTTGTGGGATGAGGCGCAGCAGATTGCGCCCGAACTGAAAGATAAACTGCACCGGGCTGACTATCGTGCGGCACTGGAACTTTTGCTCTCTTTACGCCCGGCGATTGACCGGTTGTTTGATGATGTACTGGTGATGTGTGAAGATGAAAGGTTAAGGATGAATCGGCTCCGTCTGCTCTCTTATGTGCGGTCGCTTTTTGCCCAGGTCGCAGACCTTTCCCAGATTGTCCTTGAAGGTTAA
- a CDS encoding dihydroorotate dehydrogenase: protein MKFEVLIRDVKFPNPVLAASGTFGFGLEFLTVANRLGGVVTKGLTVKPRAGNPPPRIVETPSGVVNSVGLENPGVAMFKTDILPRLQRLKCPVLVNLAAGSLDEFCELTEILEETPVAGLELNLSCPNVKEGGVAFGQKPQRVAEVTRAVRKRTDKLLVVKLTANFVDPAETAKAAEAAGADAVSLINTLFALVLDQNGRPFLGGRTGGLSGPAIKPFALFCVERVVKAVKIPVIGMGGIRTGQDAFEFISAGAHLVQVGTANLTRPDGAVEVMKGLRRLARIRGWQNWDDVRGKAGEGCFG from the coding sequence GTGAAGTTTGAGGTTCTTATCCGCGATGTGAAATTTCCCAATCCCGTGCTCGCTGCATCCGGAACATTCGGTTTCGGGCTGGAGTTTTTAACGGTGGCAAATCGGCTCGGCGGTGTTGTTACCAAGGGTTTGACAGTAAAACCAAGAGCGGGCAATCCACCGCCCAGAATTGTGGAAACACCAAGTGGGGTGGTAAATTCAGTTGGTCTGGAGAACCCGGGGGTTGCAATGTTTAAAACAGATATTCTGCCCCGGCTTCAAAGGCTTAAATGTCCGGTTCTGGTTAATCTGGCGGCAGGGAGTTTAGACGAGTTCTGTGAGTTAACCGAGATTCTTGAAGAAACACCAGTTGCCGGACTGGAACTGAACCTGTCCTGCCCGAATGTGAAGGAAGGTGGTGTGGCTTTTGGCCAGAAACCGCAGCGGGTTGCGGAGGTTACAAGGGCGGTGCGTAAGAGGACCGATAAGTTGCTGGTTGTGAAGTTAACCGCAAACTTTGTTGACCCGGCAGAGACGGCAAAAGCGGCTGAGGCGGCGGGCGCCGATGCGGTAAGTTTGATAAATACGCTGTTTGCCCTGGTGCTGGACCAAAATGGCAGACCATTTCTTGGCGGCAGGACCGGTGGGCTTTCTGGTCCGGCGATAAAACCTTTCGCACTGTTTTGCGTGGAAAGGGTGGTGAAGGCGGTTAAGATTCCGGTTATCGGGATGGGAGGAATCAGGACGGGGCAGGATGCGTTTGAGTTCATCAGCGCCGGTGCCCATCTGGTTCAGGTGGGAACGGCAAACTTAACCCGTCCGGATGGGGCGGTTGAAGTGATGAAGGGGTTGAGAAGGTTGGCGCGCATTCGGGGCTGGCAGAATTGGGATGATGTTCGAGGAAAGGCAGGAGAGGGTTGTTTCGGTTGA
- the thiC gene encoding phosphomethylpyrimidine synthase ThiC has product MNKSTLAAIAREEGLKPNELRRLVESGRVVLLQNRKRKIKPLAIGEKTRVKVNANIGTSPDRVDLETELEKLRVAITAGADTIMDLSVGGDVDEIRREIIRNAPVPVGTVPIYQVAITARQHRRSFPEVTVKDIFQGIEKHLADGVDFITVHCGVTRKSFSTVRRRLGGVVSRGGVMMMEWMKFNNRENPLYEHYDELLAMAKEYHATLSLGDGLRPGAIADATDEAQISELLTIGELVQRARAAGVQAMVEGPGHIPIDQIEANILLEKTVCDGAPFYVLGPLVTDIACGYDHITAAIGGALAAYYGADFLCYVTPSEHLGLPDVEDVREGVIASRIAAHAADVARHHPGAIDWDNKLSRFRARLQWGKMIAHSLDPERAKAVFAIQPSRTEGACTMCGEFCAVKKTKETLL; this is encoded by the coding sequence ATGAATAAATCAACATTAGCGGCGATCGCCCGAGAAGAAGGGCTGAAGCCCAATGAACTGCGCCGCTTGGTCGAATCAGGCAGGGTTGTTCTTCTTCAGAATCGGAAGCGGAAAATCAAGCCGCTTGCCATTGGCGAAAAAACCCGGGTCAAGGTCAACGCCAACATCGGCACATCGCCGGACCGGGTTGACCTGGAAACAGAACTGGAGAAACTGCGCGTTGCAATTACCGCCGGTGCCGATACGATAATGGACCTTTCGGTGGGCGGTGATGTGGACGAAATTCGCCGGGAGATTATTCGCAACGCCCCGGTTCCGGTTGGCACTGTGCCCATCTACCAGGTGGCAATAACCGCGCGTCAGCACCGGCGCTCTTTCCCCGAAGTTACCGTTAAAGACATTTTCCAGGGTATTGAAAAACACCTTGCCGATGGTGTTGACTTCATCACCGTCCACTGTGGCGTCACCCGAAAAAGTTTCAGCACCGTACGCCGCCGTTTGGGTGGTGTTGTCAGCCGGGGTGGCGTGATGATGATGGAATGGATGAAGTTCAACAATCGGGAAAATCCCCTTTATGAGCACTACGACGAACTGCTCGCAATGGCAAAAGAGTACCATGCCACCCTGTCTTTAGGCGATGGACTGCGGCCCGGTGCCATTGCCGATGCCACCGATGAGGCACAGATTTCTGAACTTTTAACCATTGGTGAACTGGTGCAGCGTGCCCGGGCGGCTGGTGTTCAGGCAATGGTTGAAGGCCCGGGTCACATTCCGATTGACCAGATTGAGGCGAACATTTTACTTGAAAAGACGGTCTGCGACGGCGCGCCGTTCTATGTCCTTGGTCCTCTGGTAACCGACATCGCCTGCGGTTACGACCACATTACGGCGGCGATTGGTGGCGCCCTTGCCGCCTATTACGGTGCCGATTTTCTCTGTTATGTCACCCCGTCAGAGCACCTCGGACTGCCCGATGTCGAGGATGTCCGGGAAGGGGTCATCGCATCGCGCATTGCCGCCCATGCAGCAGATGTCGCCCGGCATCACCCGGGCGCGATTGACTGGGACAACAAACTTTCCCGCTTTCGTGCCCGCCTCCAGTGGGGCAAAATGATTGCCCACAGTCTTGACCCGGAACGGGCAAAGGCGGTTTTTGCCATTCAGCCTTCGCGCACCGAAGGCGCCTGTACAATGTGCGGCGAATTTTGTGCGGTAAAGAAAACAAAGGAGACGCTTCTATGA